A genomic segment from Leptolyngbya boryana PCC 6306 encodes:
- the dps gene encoding DNA starvation/stationary phase protection protein Dps codes for MSSTPLHFTRIDLPANVRSQIIDILNQTLANTLDLKTQVKQAHWNVKGMDFYQLHQLFDEMSSELEEFIDLVAERVTALGGTALGTARLAAQTSEIPEYPIDIFDGKSHLTALADRYAPYAKLLRDGISETDDLGDADTADLYTEISRAIDKRLWFLEAHLQAEGTPVSTNGSSAETKATNGKKKSKK; via the coding sequence ATGAGTAGCACTCCGCTTCATTTCACGCGAATTGATCTTCCAGCGAATGTTCGATCGCAAATTATCGACATTTTGAATCAGACCTTAGCAAATACACTTGATCTCAAGACTCAAGTGAAGCAGGCTCACTGGAATGTCAAGGGAATGGATTTCTATCAGCTTCATCAGTTGTTTGATGAAATGTCATCTGAGTTGGAAGAGTTTATCGATCTGGTCGCTGAAAGAGTGACTGCTCTGGGTGGCACAGCGCTTGGAACTGCAAGGCTTGCAGCGCAGACATCGGAGATCCCCGAATATCCGATCGATATTTTTGACGGAAAATCTCATCTGACTGCTTTAGCAGATCGGTATGCACCCTACGCAAAACTATTACGAGATGGGATTTCGGAAACAGACGATCTCGGAGATGCAGACACAGCAGATTTATATACTGAGATCTCAAGAGCGATCGACAAACGTCTGTGGTTTCTAGAAGCACATTTGCAAGCTGAGGGAACTCCAGTTTCAACTAACGGAAGTTCAGCAGAAACAAAAGCAACCAACGGTAAGAAAAAGTCTAAAAAGTAG
- a CDS encoding filamentous hemagglutinin N-terminal domain-containing protein encodes MKGIFQLCLAILGAVAISEQVCAQAVVPDSTLGTVVTGNPNFMITGGTRPNNGSNLFHSFSQFSVPTGGTAFFDNALDVSMIFSRVTGGTVSNIDGMIQANGTASLFLLNPAGILFGNSAQLNIGGSFVGTTANSIRFADGTEFSAVNSSQTPLLTISAPVGLQFGSNPGSITHQSTTGFQVAPGKTLALIGGSLTIAGGTLSAPSGNIELGSVAANSQVGLEPTTFVMNYAGATGFQDIQLTQKAQVDASGSSGGRFKSKLDN; translated from the coding sequence ATGAAGGGTATATTCCAGCTGTGTTTGGCAATCTTGGGGGCAGTTGCAATCTCAGAACAAGTTTGTGCGCAAGCCGTTGTGCCTGATAGCACCCTTGGCACAGTTGTGACCGGAAATCCTAACTTCATGATCACAGGCGGAACTCGTCCAAATAATGGTTCTAACCTGTTCCATAGCTTCAGCCAATTTTCTGTTCCGACGGGTGGCACAGCTTTTTTCGATAATGCACTCGATGTGTCAATGATTTTCAGCCGGGTCACAGGCGGAACAGTTTCTAACATTGATGGCATGATTCAAGCCAATGGCACTGCCAGCCTATTTCTGCTTAATCCTGCCGGAATTCTGTTTGGGAACAGTGCCCAATTGAACATTGGTGGCTCTTTTGTGGGAACCACTGCTAACAGTATTCGGTTTGCAGATGGGACGGAGTTTAGCGCCGTAAATTCGAGCCAAACCCCATTGTTAACGATAAGCGCGCCAGTAGGGTTACAGTTTGGCAGCAATCCAGGGAGCATCACGCACCAATCCACAACAGGCTTCCAAGTTGCGCCAGGTAAAACTCTTGCATTAATTGGCGGATCTCTCACCATAGCGGGTGGAACACTCAGTGCGCCATCTGGCAACATCGAGCTAGGAAGTGTTGCTGCGAATAGTCAAGTGGGTCTTGAGCCGACAACCTTTGTCATGAATTATGCTGGAGCCACAGGCTTTCAAGATATTCAACTGACTCAGAAGGCACAAGTAGATGCCAGTGGCAGTAGTGGGGGGCGATTCAAATCCAAGCTCGACAATTGA
- a CDS encoding beta strand repeat-containing protein, protein MSLKQGAQVRSNTLGSDQGKPITIRASERVEIVGTEDLSLYNIYYGSEDFDTSGLSGIYAVVRGGTGNGGSIQIDSPYLSVSQAGAIVANTRGQGNAGNLTIESQTVEINGNPDGNGFPSVLNTGTFTEGQGGNLTINADRLFSKDFVLVQSNSNGSGDAGNLTVNVRQFQAFGGSQFSSGAFASGNGSNLTVNATESVELIGFSTWDGGPFSTGLFSSVEPRGTGHGGNLRITTGRLSIQQGAKVTANLVGNGKAGNIVIRANEVEVSDPLVDFTGAISGIVTSVQNGSTGQGGNLDIVTDRLRVFRGGQITAATDGFGNAGSINLQAGDIDISGFSQDGQFRSSITASSTTSFNAGSINLRSDRLSVRDGANITVSNTGTGDAGNLNINAGTVFLNNGASLQAEVNGGSQGNIRLAARDLLLLRQDSQIVTSATGASTGGNITINAPIIVGLENSDIVANAVQGQGGNIQITTQGIIGLQYRDRTTPENDITASSEFGVNGTVEVNNVGVDPNSGLVELSTTLIDSTQQVAAGCSGTQGSSFVITGRGGVPQNPTQEVRRDRAWNDVRDLSTFQKTAIAPAPTQTAMLVEATNWHRNSQTGKVELVAAHSTSSTPSATCASTLNSTRSPI, encoded by the coding sequence TTGAGCCTCAAACAAGGGGCACAAGTGCGATCGAATACGCTTGGCTCGGATCAGGGAAAACCTATCACGATTCGGGCATCCGAGCGAGTCGAGATTGTGGGCACCGAAGATTTATCTCTCTACAACATCTACTATGGTAGTGAAGACTTTGATACCAGTGGTTTAAGTGGCATTTATGCTGTTGTCAGAGGAGGAACCGGGAATGGGGGCAGCATTCAGATTGACAGTCCCTATCTGTCCGTAAGTCAGGCAGGGGCGATTGTCGCAAACACAAGAGGGCAAGGAAATGCAGGCAACCTGACGATCGAGAGCCAAACGGTCGAAATCAATGGTAACCCGGATGGCAATGGTTTTCCGAGTGTTCTCAATACTGGAACGTTTACTGAGGGTCAGGGTGGCAATCTCACGATCAATGCAGATCGACTTTTCTCCAAGGACTTTGTGCTTGTTCAATCCAATTCCAACGGTTCAGGGGATGCGGGGAATTTAACGGTGAATGTTCGGCAGTTCCAAGCTTTCGGTGGTAGTCAATTTTCGTCGGGTGCTTTTGCGTCAGGGAATGGCAGCAACTTAACGGTGAATGCTACCGAGTCGGTAGAGTTGATCGGGTTTAGCACCTGGGATGGGGGACCCTTTTCAACAGGGCTATTTAGCAGTGTTGAACCCAGGGGGACAGGACATGGCGGCAATTTGAGAATCACAACAGGGCGGTTGAGTATCCAGCAGGGAGCCAAGGTTACTGCAAATTTGGTAGGGAACGGGAAGGCTGGAAATATTGTAATTCGAGCGAACGAAGTTGAAGTCAGCGACCCTTTAGTAGATTTTACGGGAGCGATCAGCGGCATTGTGACCTCAGTGCAAAATGGCTCGACTGGGCAAGGTGGCAACTTGGATATTGTCACCGATCGATTACGAGTCTTCCGAGGAGGACAGATTACAGCGGCAACCGATGGATTTGGCAATGCAGGAAGTATCAATCTCCAAGCTGGGGATATCGATATTAGTGGCTTCTCCCAGGATGGACAATTTCGCAGTAGTATCACTGCGAGTTCAACGACTAGCTTTAATGCTGGCTCTATCAATCTTCGGAGCGATCGTTTGAGTGTTCGGGATGGAGCCAATATCACAGTCAGCAACACCGGAACTGGAGATGCAGGTAACCTCAATATCAATGCGGGGACTGTTTTCCTCAACAATGGCGCGAGTTTACAAGCTGAGGTCAATGGCGGAAGTCAAGGTAATATCCGGCTTGCAGCCCGCGATTTGCTCCTGCTACGGCAGGATAGCCAAATTGTCACGAGTGCCACCGGAGCTTCCACGGGCGGAAACATTACTATCAATGCGCCCATCATTGTGGGATTAGAAAATAGTGATATTGTTGCTAATGCAGTGCAGGGTCAAGGTGGAAATATTCAAATTACCACTCAGGGCATTATCGGCTTGCAGTATCGCGATCGCACAACGCCAGAAAACGACATCACTGCGAGTTCCGAATTCGGCGTGAATGGTACTGTTGAAGTCAACAATGTCGGAGTTGACCCAAATTCTGGCTTAGTCGAGCTATCCACAACGCTGATCGATTCAACTCAACAAGTCGCGGCTGGCTGTTCCGGGACTCAAGGGAGTAGTTTTGTGATCACAGGACGCGGTGGAGTGCCGCAAAATCCGACTCAGGAGGTGCGCCGAGATCGTGCCTGGAATGATGTACGCGATCTCTCGACATTCCAAAAAACCGCGATCGCGCCAGCCCCAACTCAGACTGCCATGCTCGTAGAAGCGACGAATTGGCATCGCAATTCCCAAACTGGAAAAGTTGAATTAGTTGCAGCACATTCTACTTCCAGCACTCCATCTGCCACTTGTGCCAGCACGCTGAACTCAACTCGAAGCCCTATCTAA